One Mus musculus strain C57BL/6J chromosome X, GRCm38.p6 C57BL/6J DNA window includes the following coding sequences:
- the Fundc2 gene encoding FUN14 domain-containing protein 2, translating to MAANSQGNFDGKFEALDLAELTKKQPWWRKLFGQESGPSAEKYSVATQLVIGGVTGWCTGFVFQKVGKLAATAVGGGFFLLQLANHTGYIKVDWQRVEKDMKKAKEQLKIRKNKQIPTEVKSKAEEVVSFVKKNVLVTGGFFGGFLLGMAS from the exons ATGGCCGCTAACAGTCAAG GAAACTTTGATGGAAAATTTGAAGCACTGGATCTTGCAGAATTAACTAAAAAACAACCATGGTGGCGTAAGCTGTTTGGGCAGGAATCTGGGCCATCAGCTGAAAAATATAGTGTAGCAACCCAGCTGGTAATTGGGGGTGTTACTGGATG GTGCACTGGTTTCGTATTCCAGAAGGTTGGAAAATTGGCTGCAACAGCTGTAGGAGGTGGATTCTTTCTCCTTCAG CTGGCAAACCATACTGGATACATCAAAGTTGACTGGCAAAGAGTAGAAAAAGACATGAAGAAAGCCAAAGAGCAGTTGAAAATTCGTAAGAATAAGCAAATACCAACTGAGGTCAAGAGCAAAGCTGAGGAG GTTGTATCATTTGTAAAGAAGAATGTTCTAGTGACTGGAGGATTTTTTGGAGGCTTTCTGCTTGGCATGGCATCCTAA